AAGTCACAGTGCATTCCAAGTTGTTGCGCCACTTTTTCGCTGCTTAACTGGCTAAGGGAAATGGCTTCGTCCATCTTCTCCAACACTTTACCACCGGCGATAGCTCTTGCTTTCGTCACCGCATCAGCCGGAGAAACACCCTGCAACACTGAACAGAGAATATCAGTCACAACCAAAGCGCAATCAACGGCAAACTGGTTATTGTTGGTGGCCCGAACCGCTGACTCAACCTGCTCATTAAGCTGCTCATCGGCATAGTGCCTTGCGATTAAGGCAGGAAGTCTGGACAGTGCCGGAAGTTGCTGATCATCAGCGCCACATAAGGTGAGTGGTTGTTCAAACTCTTCTGCTTTGGCGATATTTTGCAGTGTGGTTTTGGTCGGATGGTCGATATAGCCCACCCACTTACCGCCATAATCAAACCATTCCCGGAATGACTGCATATAGTCCGGCAGATCAAACCGGCCGGTACGGGCAATAGAGTCAACCATACTTAATAACTGGGCACCGTACTGAGAAGGCTGACCGGCTCTTTTGCCCTCATGGGCAAAGTAGCCCTTGTCCTGATAGTCGGAGCGATTAGGTGATCTAAAGGTGACATTGTCACCTGCAACAGCTTTGATCTGCTCTTGATCGTAAAGCCAATGGAATCCCATTGAGGCAGCATCGCCCACCAGGGCTCCAAGCAGCATATTGTGAGCACGGCTGTGCATTAAAGTCTGAGGCATAGGTTCTCCGTTACGCACAGAAAGTGCGTCAAATCAAACAACTAATGAGAACCAGTATAGTATAGTCTTATCTGATATGAATTAGCGACATATACCTTCTGCCATTGCCGTTTTTGCAGTGTCGCCGTTATACACTCTTTTTATCAGAAATATCCTGATATTCACCTTCAATAACACTTTCTGAAGGGGCTGTGCCATACTGCCTGCGCAGTTGGCTCTGCATCTTCTTACCTGTAATCAGAGCCGCGATTGTCAGCGGAATAAACATAATCATGCTGAAAACAAGAGCAAACAGACCGGTAAAGATCGCCAGTACAGATAGAACAATTCGATTCATAAAACACCTCTTTGTTTACGATAGCAAGAAGTATACAGAAACCGGTATGAATCTAATATGAACAGCCTGAATAGCTAAATAACCGATTTTAACTGTGCTTCAGATCTTGTCATCGGGGAAATAGCGATAAACAAACCCTCCGCGCCAGAGATGGCGCGGCAGAGCCCCATAGACGGATTTATGCGTGTTTGTGTTCGGTATTTTTTATTTTGAGTCGATAGAAAAAGTTAAGCCGATAAAAAAACAGGCTGAACAATGTCAGCCTGCTTTAGAAATTATGTACGCTCAAACTACTCGTCGGAAGACGGGGCAGGCTTTGACGGTTTCTTTTTAGGAATAAACACATCATCACCCACTGAAACATTCTTGTAGAAGCTGCTGTCCCGTTTAACCGGCTTTTTAGCCACTTTCTTAGCCTGTTGCTTCTTCTTATCTTGTGGTTTGCCTTTTCCTTTAGAGCCCGGTTTGCGCGGCTTAAGGCCTTTAAATTTACCTTTCAGCCCTTCCAGTTCAGAGAACTGAATATCCTGATGCAGGAAGGTTTCAATACGTTTAAAGCTATCCCAGTCTTTCGGGCCTACCAGAGAAATAGCGGTTCCCTTGTTGCCTGCACGACCGGTACGGCCTACACGGTGAACATACTCTTCTGTATGCTTTGGCATGTCAAAGTTGATTACATGAGTAACGTTTGAGATATCCAGCCCTCGGGATGCGATATCCGTAGTCACCAGAATCTTAAATACCGCACGCTCAAACTGGCTCATAATGGTATTACGCTGGCTCTGGTTCAGATCACCGCTAAGTGCCATCGCTTTGAGTTTTTTCTCGTTCAGAACCTTAGTCAGTCTCTCTGTATCTGATCGCGTAGCAGTAAAGATAATCACCTGACGGTATTCGGCCTGCTCTATGATTCTGTCCAGAATCGCTTCTTTATGATCCAGATGGTCACAAAGATAGAAAGATTGCTGAATATCCTTATGCTCTGCGCTGGCTGAACCAATAGTGATGCGCTTAGGATCATTCAACATCTCCATAGCGATATTGATCACCTCAGTATGTTCAAGTGTTGCCGAGAACATCAGAGTCTGGCGGCGACGGTGTTTTGCCGCTTTATGGATGCGTCTTAGTTCAGGGGCAAAGCCGAGATCCAGCATACGGTCAGCTTCATCCAGAATCAGGGTATCCAGACCATCTAAAAACAGTGAGCGATGTTCCAGATGATCAGCAAGGCGTCCCGGAGTCGCAACAATAAATTTAGGGTATTTACGCAGCGCTTTTACCTGATCATTAAAATTTTCACCGCCGACAATCAGGGCACCAGTATACGAGAGCCCACCCAGCATGCTGCGTAGTTCACCATATACCTGTTTAGCCAGCTCACGGGTGGGAGCCAGAATAACAGCCCGTGGGTCACGTGCTGAAAATGATTTTGTTTTCAGTGCCTTATGCAGCATTGGCAAAACAAAAGCCAGAGTCTTACCAGAGCCTGTTTTTGATGACGCCAGCAGATCTTTACCAGCAATGGCAACGGGAATTGCCTGCTGTTGTATGTCTGTTGCTTTCTGAAACGCAAAGTGATTCAGGTTTTTAAGCAGGCGGTTATCAAGGCCTAATTCTTTAAACTGCAAAGTGTGCTCCAACTTCTGATGGTCAATACGGGGAAAAAATAGCCCGCTATGATAGCGTGAAAAGCCTGTTCAGGCTAGAAAATCCGTAATCTCAGGCAAGCTTATCTTTAGGGAAACTCCGCTAACCTCTGTGTTAAATTTCACAACCACACCACGCTTTATTGAGATACTTCAATCTTTGTTCAGATTATTGAGCTCAAGATATTGATTGTTCTATTGATCGGACTATATTGGGCTACACTATGAATGCAGAGTTATATGCAAGGAACAAGGAGTTCAAATGAATAAAAAAGTATTGTTGGCAGCTGGTATCAGTTCTGTAGTTCTGTTGTCCGGTTGTGCTTCTGGCCCTGATGAAGAAACCATGAGCCAGATCAGCGCCCTTAACGGTAAAATCGATCAACTTAGTCGTGAAGTGGCTTCCCTGAGACAGAGCCAGTCCCGTACAGATATGAAAGCGCTTGAAGCACAAAAAGCAGCAACAGCCGCTCAGGAAAGTGCTTTCTCAGCTCAGGAAGAAGCGATCCGCGCTAACGAGCGAATCGACAATATTGCCCAGTCTTACACTAAGTAATAGATTTTGTTGAGCTACAATAGCCGCTCCCGTCATAAGGCCGGAGCGGCTATTTCTATCGGCACTCCACTCTGAACCAGCAATGCTGCTTTTGCCTTAGTCATAGAGATATCAAACTCCATCATCCACCACTCCAGCTCCTGAGGCATTACCAGAGGATCCTGCTCACCATTACTTTTGGTCAAAGGTTCATGTACTTCCATAAACACGCTGCGATCAGGTTCCAGTGACACCTTAACGGGAATATTGACCACTCTTACCTTATCTTTACGTTTTACCTGACTAAACAGCCACTCAATATCAACCGGCTCCATACGGATACAGCCGGAGCTTACCCTAAGGCCAATACCAAAATCGTGGTTGGTGCCATGGATCAGGTAATCACCGGCACCATGGGCTAACCGGAGAGCAAACTCACCCAACGGGTTTTCAGGGCCTGCCGGCACTACTTCCGGCAGTTCAATCCCTTTTGCCAGCATTTCAGCACGAATGGATTTTGGCGGTGTCCAGGTCGGGTTGGGGATCTTCTCATTGATATAAGAGCTCATTTCCGGGGTATCGCGGCCAATTCTGCCGATACCGACCGGGAAAATATGCACCCGTTTTTTATCTTTATCAAAGTAATAGAGACGCAGTTCCGCGAGGTTAATAACAATGCCCTCGCGATCTTCTGTGGGCAGAATAAAGCGGGAAGGAATAGTAAGAACAGTACCTTCCTGCGGAAGAAACGGGTCAATACCTCTATTGGCAGCCATAAGGGAGAGCAAGCCAACATCATAGTCTGTCGCCAGCACGGCAAAAGTTTCACCCTTTTTTATCACATGATGCTGTACACGCCCGACCATCTGACTGCCGTCTTCAGGTAGCAGATAACTTGCAGACAAAACAGGAAGAGCAGTGACCATACTAAACATTAGCAACAAACGGGATAACATTCTGAATCTATAACCTTGTTAAAGTAACTAGCATCAGTCTTAAGGCTAACCCGCTTACGCTTTTATCTCAACTCAACCCGGTTTCACAATTAATACAATCATCTTGTTTATACAACAACAGACATAGTATATTTTAATTGATATGTCGTGCTGTTCTGTCAGTTAGGTAAATATGAAGAAAGTGATATCAGTCGTCTGTTTACTCTTTTCAGCCAGCGCTGTCTGTCAGAACTCACCGTCTGTGCAACAGGACGATAAGCTGCCAAATATTTCCATGCCGCAATTTCGTGATATCGATATTAATAACGACAGTCAGATTTCAAAGGAAGAGTTTGAGCGCTTTCAGCATGAGCGTCACTTCAGAATAAAGCAGTTAAATCTGGGTGGCGCCCATTACAAACCAAACAAGCCCTCTTTTGAACAGCTGGATTTTGATAGCAACCAAGTAATAGATGAACATGAGTTCACCCAGCACCAGATCAATCAAAGAGCCGTAAAACGTGCTAAACAGAACATTAAGCTGAATTAAGGGCTGCCAGCGCTGAGAAATGCACCTTTTTGCAGAAAGTGAATGGATTGCTCAATGACCTTGCGGTTCTGCATCATAAAAGAGTGAGTCACCGGCAACACCAGATGAGCTTTCATACCTTTTAAGCGGGTACTCTGAAGAGAAACTTTGCCATCGTTGGGTTTAGGCAGCAGGCGGGAGAGTAATAAGTTCACGGTACGGCTACCGGCAATCACCCCTAACTCAAAGTCAGCATCACCCAGCCTGTTTGGCACGCTATGCTCTGATGTGCCCAGTTGCAATCCGGCCGGGCCATTGATCAGCTTAAAACCGGGCACCCCACCTAAAACATCAACGATTTCACTGCCTTGATTGGGCGGCCCCAACATAACCACTCGACCCAGGTTCTCAATTGGTTTTTGAGAGAGATATTGCCTGAGCAATATGCCCCCCATAGAGTGAGTAACAAAATGCACCCGTTGCGCTCCCTGACACTGACTAAGGGCAGCAGAAATGGCATCATCAGCCAGAACTTCAATCGGGTATCTGGTAGAGGGATAATTAACATTTACCACCCGAAAACCACTACGGTTCAGCACCCTTTCCATACGCCAGAAACTGCGACGGGTTCGCGCCAGCCCATGTAGCAACACAACATAATCCTGAGGTCTACTCATCCAGATATTCCCACGTCTTAGCACCATCAAATTTTCGCACAGGAATGGCGGATATCTGTTCCGGTTCAGACATTCTGAAGTTTATCGCCACCTTTTTAACCGGAGACTTCTCAGTAGAAGTGTAATGGGTAATACATCCGCAGCGACGACAGTGATGAAACTTAATATAACCGTCCCCCCACTGATATGAGCCAACGCCTTCGCCCCCTAATGAAAGTTCAACTTCAGATACACTGTAGTAACCCCACAAGGTGGCATAACGACGGCATACAGAACAGTTACAACTGGTCAGGGTTTGCGGAAGTTGCTCAACTGACAGTTGTACATTTCCGCAATGGCATTGAGCTTTAAACATATCTCTCTCCTTAAGACGTATAAAAAGTGTGGCGGTACTAAATCATTTTACAGTGTAAATAACCTGTTGTTTAAACCGGCAGTTCACACTCTCCGTCAGCAGTGATTTGCAGCTCCCAACACCTCTGCATTGCAGAGATATTCAAAGGCGCATACAAATGGGGGTAAAGCTGACCGTTATCTTCAATACCCGCAGGTGCTTCATCGATTAACTCGCCCTTTAACTTCTCTTTATCCAGTTCAAGTAGCCATATCCCCTTCTGTCCGGCCAGAAAGTGTTTAATAACAAACGTCAATTGCTCCCGGTAAGCCAGATGGACAAAACCCTCTTCAGTAAGGGAAGCCGGGCTGTGCTCTCCGGTTTCTCTGGCTCTGTTCAGGGAGGCGTGATCAATCAGATGGTAAACTTTTTTCATTGGTATATACCCAAGTGACCTCAAGATGCAGTATTCAGAGCTGCATCAAGGTGTTCAGTTCAAGGAAGATAACTGTAGGAATGGCACTCCCTTTCAAAGTTATCTGACACAGAAATGGGCGCATTGATGCGCTCCCCAAGGGCGAGTTATATTGGCTCCTGCTCTGTGTTACTGATTCTAACCGTAGAATGACTATGGCTTCAAATCAGTGCCTTGATCAGAAGCCAATATATTCTCGCTGAAAAAGCATCTTGAGGTTACTTGGGTATATTGCTATTAACCGGCACGGCTGCCGTCAGGAACAGGGGCTTCAGGCATTGCCAGAACCGGCGTTACCTTATCTTCGTAACCGATATCAAACAGCATCCCCTGTGACAACTCACCAGCCATTTTTCTTTCAGGAAGGTTAACCACAAATAGCGCCTGCTTGCCTTCTATCTCCTGTGGATTGTCCCGCTCCTGTTTGATACCGGCCAGAATTGAGCGTTGATGATCGCCAAAATCTACCGTCAGTTTCATCAGTTTGTCTGATTTTGCTACCTCAGTAACAGAGACAATAGTGCCGACCCGGATATCCAGCTTAGCAAAGTCATCAAATGTAATTAGTTCTTTAATTGGTGCAGGAGTCATACTATACCTCTGATTTAAATAAATAATTCAGAAGTAAACTATCAAATAGATTAAGGCCGGAACAGGCTTAACGTCTAATTATCGGTAAAAATAATATCGCCGTAGTAAGCCGTTGCATTCTGTTTGCTGTCGTCACTGTCGGTCATAATGGCGATGGCATCAATATAGCGGTAGGCGTCGCGGTTTTCTTCTTCACTGCCTTTATCACCGAATACCTGAATCAGATCCTGATAGAGATTTCTTTTTTCGCTGAACCACATGTTCAATGCATCACTTTCACCGCGGACAGCCATCATTTTGGCTTTCTCACCGGCATAAGCGTTGTTCCATTTAGAACCTTTAGGTTGATTGCTCGACCAGACATAATTCAGGGTACGGGTATTCCATATCGCCCAGCTACTGCCTATCACAACGTAGAGGCGGGCAGAGTAGTCATCACCACTTTTGATGCGCTCATTCAGCGGCGACATTTGATTCTCAATTTTCCAGCTCCAGTTAATATAAGGCGTTTTCAGCAGATCAACCTTCTCTTCCAAAGCCAGAATTGAAGCACTTTGCCGGCTGGTTGCCTTTAACACAAACTGATCCTGCTGACGGATAATCTGATAATCCGTTGCACCATTGAACTCTTTCTCTTTCCAGCGGCTTAAATCATTCTGGCTAAACTGAGATACATTAACTCGCTCCTGTGCGCTGACAATCAATGCAGGCAGAGCTAAACAGAGTGTGGCAACCGTACGGAACATATTCTCTCCTGTGAGAAATAGCATAAAAGCACAACTGATGAGTACATAGACCCTACTTAAACGTAAGCAGAATCAGCAGCTTAATCAAGCAGTTCGTAACTATCGATTGCCTTTCTCGCTTCAGCCACGGTGCAACCCGTCTCTTTAACCAGTTGATTTAAAGTCGTGTTGGGGTGTTTTTGAATATAATCGGCAGGAGAAAGAAAAGTCACCGGCAGTGCTTTTTCCACTGCCAGACGAATCCAGCGATCCGCTTCTGCGGGAATAAGATTTTTCAGATGATTTAACTGCTGTTCAGTACCGGATAAACGCCAGTTTCTTGAACGGCGGATACGATGAATTTTACAGCCATTGCTTTGCGCTAAAGCGATAAAGGCCTGTTTGTCTGCCACCCGATGGACAAAACTGTTGAGTTGAATCGATATCATGGCCTGACTGTATCATAAGCGCTAACCGCTGTTTACGCTTTATCAGCAACATTCACCTTCAATCCGGCCATATTTTTTATCGGGCTAAGCTGCTTTCCGCTAAAGGCAGTAATAAATAGCGTTGCCTGCACCAGTACAATACAGGCACTGGTGGAACCATCGATATGATAGCTGATCACCACGCCGGCCAGTGTTGAGAATACGGAAACCAGAGTCGCCACCAGCATCATAACTTCAAAGCGGCGGCAGAGCATAAGCGCCACTACCCCCGGCCCCACTAACATCGCCACCACCAACACCACACCAACAACCTGAATCGCGGCAACGGTCACTAACGCAATCAAAATCAGCAGCAGATAGTGCAACGCGCGGATATTCAGGCCGACAACACGTGCATGACTTTTATCAAAACAGACCATCAACAAGTCTTTGTAGAAAAGCAGTGTCGTTACCGCAACGGCAGCACAAACCGCCAAAGTCTGCCACATAAGATCTTCAGGGATCCCGAGAATATTGCCGAACAAGATATGCATAAGATGCTGATCAGTCTCTACATGAGTAAACATCACCAGACCGATAGCAAACATGCCGGAGAAAACAATACCCATCACCGTATCTTCTTTAAGGCGGCTATGTTCCTTTATGTAACCGGTAAGCACGGCGCAGGCCAGACCGGAAGTAAATGCGCCGATAAACAGAGGAATGGCAAATAGCGAAGAGAGAACCACACCGGGAAGAACCGCATGGGAAATGGCATCGCCCATCAGCGACCAGCCTTTCAGCACCAGATAGCAGGAAAGCAGCGCACAAACAATACTTACCGCAAGGCCGGTTATCAGGGCACTCTGCATAAACGGGTATTGCAGGGGTTCAGTTAACCAGATCATACGATTTTCTCCTTGCGTTCACTGTGTACTAAGGAGACGGAATGAAACCGGACAGGGAGCAATCCATACTTAGGAGCAAACAGGAAGGCTAAGGTAAACAGCAATATCTGACAAAGCACAATCAAACCGCCGGCTGAACTGTCGTAAAGATAGCTGATATATACTCCGGCAGCACCTGTCACTGCCCCCATAAAGGTAGAGAGAAACAAGATAGCCCCAAACCTGTCGCTCAGCATATAAGCCGTAGCACCAGGAATAATCACCATAGCTATCACCAGCAAGGCGCCTACCGCCTGCAGAGAAGCAACGGTACAGGCACTCAACAAGGTAAAAAACAGCAGCTTATAACCCGTTACCCATAATCCGCTTGCCGCTGCCTGATTCTCATCAAAAAACACCAGCAACAAGGACTTCCACACCAATCCAAGAGTGACAAAAGTCAGCAATGAGATAATCACTATCTGGTACAGCTCACTCTGACTGATCATCAGGATATTGCCGAAAATCACCGCCTGAATATTAATGGAGGTTGGGTTGAGGGAAATAATCAGCAGGCCGAGAGCGAAAAAACTGGTAAACACCAGCCCGATCACCGCATCTTCTTTAAGGTGAGATAGTTGTTTAATTAACGCCATACTGCCCGCAGCAAGAAAACCGGCAAAAAAAGCACCTACGGAGAGTGGTAACCCCATGCTGTAAGCAACAGCTACACCAGGCACCACTGAGTGCGACAGTGCATCCCCTATAAGCGACCAGCCTTTAAGGACCAGATACGCGGAAAGAAATGCGCAGACCGCCCCGACTATGGCACTGGCAAACAGGGCATTTTGCATATATTGATAACTGAACGGTTCCAGCAGAGTATCCAGCATCACTAAACCTCCGTCCTTTCACGTTCTTTAACCAGCTGACTGTTTTGCTGCTCCTTACCATAAAAAACCGCTGGTTTTTCATGATCTGACAAAATCACCACGGTGCGATCATCATCATCGGTATGCAGGGTATCGCCGGAAATACCCACCTGTTTCAGCACACCACCAAATGTCACTTCCAGATTATGCTGGGTAAACGCCTGCTCAACCGTGCCGCTGGCCACTATGGTGCGGTTGATTAGAATCACATCATCACAATAATCAGGAACACTACCCAGATTATGGGTGGATACCAGAATAAGATGTCCGGCTTCACGGAGCTCCTGAAGCAAAGCCATTATGGCGTCTTCGGTAGTAAAATCGACACCGGTAAAAGGTTCATCTAACAAGATAATCTGGCTTTGCTGAGCCAGAGCCCGTGCCAGAAAAACCCGCTTTTTCTGTCCACCGGACAACTCGCCAATCTGACGCTCCGCCAGATGAGCAATCCCCATTCTCTCCATGGCTTTATTAACTATTTGTTTATCCTTCAGGCTGGCACGCTTTAAAAAACCCATAAAACCATAGCGCCCCTGCATCACGACTTCCCGCACCAATATAGGAAAATCCCAGTCAATATCTTCACTCTGGGGAACGTAAGCGACCAGATTCTGCTTAAGGGCTGACTGAACCGGTTTACCCAGAATGCTTATCTCTCCGCGGCTCAGCCTGACCAGCCCCATAATGCTTTTAAACAGGGTTGATTTACCGCCACCATTAATGCCGACAAGCGCACACACGGTACCTGCTGATAGGGAGAAGTTCACATTCTCGATAGCGGTAAAGCCGTTGTTGTAAACCACGCTGACTTGTCTGGACTCAAGTACTGCCTGCTCACTGTTCATTGCTGATACCCCCTGCGGATAGTCTCGGTTGTCACTTGTAGTAGATCGAGATAAGTAGGTACGGCGCCGGCCGGCTCAGATAGTGAATCAACATAAAGAACACCGCCATACTTGATGCCCGTTTCTCTGGCGACCTGTTTAGCCGCGCGATCAGAAACGGTACTTTCGCTGAAAATCACAGAGATTTGGTTATCTTTCACCTTATCGATCAGCTTCTTCACCTGCTTCGGCGAGCCCTGACGATCCGCATTAATCGGCCAGAGAAAGGCTTCAGAGAAGTTGAGATCTCTGGCCAGATAACTAAAAGCACCTTCACTGGAGACCAGCCAGCGCTTCTGCTGAGGAATATGGGAAAGCCCCTGCCTGACCTGCTCTGCTAACTGGGTGATTTTTTCTGAATACTGTTTTGCATTACGGCGATAAATTGCGGCATTACCCGGGTCGTGCTCCGTCAGGGCTTTACGTATGTTTTCGATATAGATCAAGGCATTACTGGCCGACATCCACGCATGAGGGTTTGGTTTCCCCTGATACGGGCCGGAATAGATGGAGAGAGGCTCAATACCTTCCGTCAGCACAGCAGAAGGAACACCAGACAGATTATGGAAGAATTTTTCAAACCAGCGCTCCAGATTCATACCGTTCCATAGAATCAGATCGGCAGACTGAGCTTTAACAATATCTTTCGGGGTTGGCTGATAGTCATGAATCTCAGCACCCGCTTTGGTAATAGAAACCACATCCGCCGCCTCACCGGCAACGTTCTGCGTCATATCCTGAATAATAGTGAAAGTGGTAACCACTTTTAGCTTGGCACTGGTATTAAATGAGAGAAAAAGACAGATAATAAAAAGCCAGTTACGCG
This is a stretch of genomic DNA from Vibrio sp. SCSIO 43137. It encodes these proteins:
- a CDS encoding ribosome recycling factor family protein; the protein is MISIQLNSFVHRVADKQAFIALAQSNGCKIHRIRRSRNWRLSGTEQQLNHLKNLIPAEADRWIRLAVEKALPVTFLSPADYIQKHPNTTLNQLVKETGCTVAEARKAIDSYELLD
- a CDS encoding metal ABC transporter permease, which encodes MIWLTEPLQYPFMQSALITGLAVSIVCALLSCYLVLKGWSLMGDAISHAVLPGVVLSSLFAIPLFIGAFTSGLACAVLTGYIKEHSRLKEDTVMGIVFSGMFAIGLVMFTHVETDQHLMHILFGNILGIPEDLMWQTLAVCAAVAVTTLLFYKDLLMVCFDKSHARVVGLNIRALHYLLLILIALVTVAAIQVVGVVLVVAMLVGPGVVALMLCRRFEVMMLVATLVSVFSTLAGVVISYHIDGSTSACIVLVQATLFITAFSGKQLSPIKNMAGLKVNVADKA
- a CDS encoding metal ABC transporter substrate-binding protein; its protein translation is MGTLFYPSSFCKPRNWLFIICLFLSFNTSAKLKVVTTFTIIQDMTQNVAGEAADVVSITKAGAEIHDYQPTPKDIVKAQSADLILWNGMNLERWFEKFFHNLSGVPSAVLTEGIEPLSIYSGPYQGKPNPHAWMSASNALIYIENIRKALTEHDPGNAAIYRRNAKQYSEKITQLAEQVRQGLSHIPQQKRWLVSSEGAFSYLARDLNFSEAFLWPINADRQGSPKQVKKLIDKVKDNQISVIFSESTVSDRAAKQVARETGIKYGGVLYVDSLSEPAGAVPTYLDLLQVTTETIRRGYQQ
- a CDS encoding esterase/lipase family protein, which codes for MSRPQDYVVLLHGLARTRRSFWRMERVLNRSGFRVVNVNYPSTRYPIEVLADDAISAALSQCQGAQRVHFVTHSMGGILLRQYLSQKPIENLGRVVMLGPPNQGSEIVDVLGGVPGFKLINGPAGLQLGTSEHSVPNRLGDADFELGVIAGSRTVNLLLSRLLPKPNDGKVSLQSTRLKGMKAHLVLPVTHSFMMQNRKVIEQSIHFLQKGAFLSAGSP
- a CDS encoding metal ABC transporter permease codes for the protein MLDTLLEPFSYQYMQNALFASAIVGAVCAFLSAYLVLKGWSLIGDALSHSVVPGVAVAYSMGLPLSVGAFFAGFLAAGSMALIKQLSHLKEDAVIGLVFTSFFALGLLIISLNPTSINIQAVIFGNILMISQSELYQIVIISLLTFVTLGLVWKSLLLVFFDENQAAASGLWVTGYKLLFFTLLSACTVASLQAVGALLVIAMVIIPGATAYMLSDRFGAILFLSTFMGAVTGAAGVYISYLYDSSAGGLIVLCQILLFTLAFLFAPKYGLLPVRFHSVSLVHSERKEKIV
- a CDS encoding ADP-ribosylglycohydrolase family protein, giving the protein MPQTLMHSRAHNMLLGALVGDAASMGFHWLYDQEQIKAVAGDNVTFRSPNRSDYQDKGYFAHEGKRAGQPSQYGAQLLSMVDSIARTGRFDLPDYMQSFREWFDYGGKWVGYIDHPTKTTLQNIAKAEEFEQPLTLCGADDQQLPALSRLPALIARHYADEQLNEQVESAVRATNNNQFAVDCALVVTDILCSVLQGVSPADAVTKARAIAGGKVLEKMDEAISLSQLSSEKVAQQLGMHCDLDAAFGVIIHILSTSKDYLQAITTNILCGGDNCGRSIILGAAFGACSETGSKSDIPAEWIAKSELPATLYCCAG
- a CDS encoding Lpp/OprI family alanine-zipper lipoprotein, with the translated sequence MNKKVLLAAGISSVVLLSGCASGPDEETMSQISALNGKIDQLSREVASLRQSQSRTDMKALEAQKAATAAQESAFSAQEEAIRANERIDNIAQSYTK
- a CDS encoding DUF3047 domain-containing protein; amino-acid sequence: MFRTVATLCLALPALIVSAQERVNVSQFSQNDLSRWKEKEFNGATDYQIIRQQDQFVLKATSRQSASILALEEKVDLLKTPYINWSWKIENQMSPLNERIKSGDDYSARLYVVIGSSWAIWNTRTLNYVWSSNQPKGSKWNNAYAGEKAKMMAVRGESDALNMWFSEKRNLYQDLIQVFGDKGSEEENRDAYRYIDAIAIMTDSDDSKQNATAYYGDIIFTDN
- a CDS encoding GFA family protein, producing MFKAQCHCGNVQLSVEQLPQTLTSCNCSVCRRYATLWGYYSVSEVELSLGGEGVGSYQWGDGYIKFHHCRRCGCITHYTSTEKSPVKKVAINFRMSEPEQISAIPVRKFDGAKTWEYLDE
- a CDS encoding metal ABC transporter ATP-binding protein; protein product: MNSEQAVLESRQVSVVYNNGFTAIENVNFSLSAGTVCALVGINGGGKSTLFKSIMGLVRLSRGEISILGKPVQSALKQNLVAYVPQSEDIDWDFPILVREVVMQGRYGFMGFLKRASLKDKQIVNKAMERMGIAHLAERQIGELSGGQKKRVFLARALAQQSQIILLDEPFTGVDFTTEDAIMALLQELREAGHLILVSTHNLGSVPDYCDDVILINRTIVASGTVEQAFTQHNLEVTFGGVLKQVGISGDTLHTDDDDRTVVILSDHEKPAVFYGKEQQNSQLVKERERTEV
- a CDS encoding DUF952 domain-containing protein yields the protein MKKVYHLIDHASLNRARETGEHSPASLTEEGFVHLAYREQLTFVIKHFLAGQKGIWLLELDKEKLKGELIDEAPAGIEDNGQLYPHLYAPLNISAMQRCWELQITADGECELPV
- a CDS encoding tRNA-binding protein, with the protein product MTPAPIKELITFDDFAKLDIRVGTIVSVTEVAKSDKLMKLTVDFGDHQRSILAGIKQERDNPQEIEGKQALFVVNLPERKMAGELSQGMLFDIGYEDKVTPVLAMPEAPVPDGSRAG
- a CDS encoding DEAD/DEAH box helicase, whose protein sequence is MEHTLQFKELGLDNRLLKNLNHFAFQKATDIQQQAIPVAIAGKDLLASSKTGSGKTLAFVLPMLHKALKTKSFSARDPRAVILAPTRELAKQVYGELRSMLGGLSYTGALIVGGENFNDQVKALRKYPKFIVATPGRLADHLEHRSLFLDGLDTLILDEADRMLDLGFAPELRRIHKAAKHRRRQTLMFSATLEHTEVINIAMEMLNDPKRITIGSASAEHKDIQQSFYLCDHLDHKEAILDRIIEQAEYRQVIIFTATRSDTERLTKVLNEKKLKAMALSGDLNQSQRNTIMSQFERAVFKILVTTDIASRGLDISNVTHVINFDMPKHTEEYVHRVGRTGRAGNKGTAISLVGPKDWDSFKRIETFLHQDIQFSELEGLKGKFKGLKPRKPGSKGKGKPQDKKKQQAKKVAKKPVKRDSSFYKNVSVGDDVFIPKKKPSKPAPSSDE
- a CDS encoding L,D-transpeptidase family protein, which produces MLSRLLLMFSMVTALPVLSASYLLPEDGSQMVGRVQHHVIKKGETFAVLATDYDVGLLSLMAANRGIDPFLPQEGTVLTIPSRFILPTEDREGIVINLAELRLYYFDKDKKRVHIFPVGIGRIGRDTPEMSSYINEKIPNPTWTPPKSIRAEMLAKGIELPEVVPAGPENPLGEFALRLAHGAGDYLIHGTNHDFGIGLRVSSGCIRMEPVDIEWLFSQVKRKDKVRVVNIPVKVSLEPDRSVFMEVHEPLTKSNGEQDPLVMPQELEWWMMEFDISMTKAKAALLVQSGVPIEIAAPAL